The DNA sequence AGCTGAACTTTTTTACTAGGGGTGGGTTTCTTTTGCTTTCTGTTACTTTTTATAGATTGTTCCTTTCCAATTTAGCATTTGACCTTTTTTCTATCTCAGTAAGGGTCTCCAGATTTGTAGAGGACAATAGATTGCCTTGAACTTTGAAAGGTGGggaaaatttctttttaagtCTTTGGACTGCTTTGTTAATTGTTCTGCTTGCTAGGAATTTGTCTGCTAGGTCAAGGTTTACTTCCTGTATTGTATGAGTATCACTGTTTTCTTTTGAGTTTTGAGCAACAGGGTTTTGTTCAGGTGTATTTACCATTTCATGCTTGTCTTGGAGACAAGTTGGGTCTTCTGCAATAGGGTATATGGTTGCAGGCGCAGTCTGGGCTGGTGTAATAACCTGTCTGCAGAATGGATATATGCCTGCTTTGCTAAAGGCACTGGTAATATTCTCAGGAGAAAGCTCGTGCATAGGGCTTTGCAGTTAGCTGAGCAACCTCATACCTAGTAATATTTTCTCCAGGGTTTGAGTGCATATACGACTTGCATTCATGGTAATAGTAAGATTTCATTGGCCCGAATATGCCTACATCAAGAGGTTGTGTGATGTGGCTCGAGTGAGGGGGTAGCACAAATAATAATACATTGTAATCTTTTGCCCAGTTTGTTAGTGTAAGTGAAAAATGTGACTTGTGTCCATCATACAATATGAGAGTTTTAGGCAAGTCCTGACCCCTAGAGAGCCCTACATGCTTTGCAAAGTGTCTAGTGAGGTAAGTTTCAAATAACTTCCTGTTTACAAATCCACTCTCGGACATTCCTGCATCAGATCCTGGAGCAGCACCCTGTAACAGACTATCATACCACCTCTTACCCGGAAATATGTAAAATGGCGGCACATGGTTGCCGACCGCATTGGCAGCACCTATAACTGTCACAGTCTTTGACCGTTCAGAGGTGATAGACTGCGGTTTAATATCTGTACCACAAATAATCTTAGGGGATGTGTGCTCTGTGGAGAACCCCGATTCATCAACATTGTAAATTCTCTCTGGAGAATTCATTAGATTATTGTCAAGAAGAATAGTCTCTAATTCTGAGAAGTATGCTTGTATTGTTTCATCAGATGCAGCTTTAGCCCTGTTAAGGGATAGCTTTTGAGGCTTTACGACTTTAAGCTCATCCCATCGTGACAGAAAAGAGTACACCCATTCTTGACTCAGGCCTGCCTTTGCCCTTACTGACTTCCCAATTGAACGAGCATAATCTGCCGCTACATTCTGCAAATCAGTTATGCAGTATCCATAACCAATCTTGGACATATGCACTATATGTTCCACTAACATTTTCTCTTCAGCATCAGAAAATAATCTTGCTGCACCAAGTGTACAATCTACTGATACATTATTCCTAGTTCTGTCTCTCAGTGTGGACTCGGGCACCTTATAAACCCTGGAGGCATGATATACAGAAACACCAGATAATGTAGCTTGATAAGCCCTCTTTAAATTGTCTCTGTCGTATGGCTTCTGTCTACCAACTTTAAGCTTctgtaagaagaaaaaaaaacgagctATGCCTTGACCATTTCATATCATGAATAGATGGGAAAAAAATAGTTGTTTTATACCTACAGACACAGTCTAggataatttacattaaatttagtGCTACTACACCTGTGGGCGTAACAGACGAACCTAGTATAACTTGGATTTATGGAGTAACAGGTGCAGTTTTTTATGAACTTTTGTAATGTTTTGACAGAAAACATCTTTTTAGGTTAAATTGTTATGTAACTCACCAAGATTCCACTCATATCTGTGTAACTATCGATTTTCTTGCGAAACAAAAAATCTGGGTCAACTTTGACAGATGTATACACCGGCtaggtggcgcaactcaaataccgcgagattagtgatgacgcgagattagtgatgttgAGTATACATGTACTTATGGCAGAAAAGATATCCTATTTATAAGTTTGAAAATATGGAAGGTTACTAAATAACAATATATAGAGTCTAAgactattttatttatataaaccaCACACAAGTTTAAGACCTCATAActtcaatccaggggtcgtgagtttgagcaCCTGACTGTAGGGTcacgaccatgccttctcataCGACACCACTGCGACCGGTAGTGGTTTTTTCCATGAAGTGGACacgagagtgattcaaataagttttaagttttcatcacaatAGAGCTCACTTATCTAGTATAAATGggaaacttactttttttttcatgaatcgTCCATTCTCATGACAGGCAGATTCTGCTAGGTTGCACTGCACCATGATAAGTACTTCTCTATCTTCCGTTgtcgtcaaaccccttgcgggaacgtagacgtttcaTACTATAATTTGCAAGAGACTGAGAGTTGGTGGTCACCAGGTTTTGCCTCAGGCTGTGGAACCTCCGCTCATATCAAAATAGCCGCTAATGGCGCTATCCGATTCTTGATCaaaagtggatgaagatattCCTGGTTTGTCCCACAGCCAGGCAGTGAGGACACAATGCTAAGTTCCATTAGATTTAGTTCATCTTTACCGTCCTAAGAGCGTAAAAACAACATTATCTGTACCCATCATTGGGCTAGCAACTAAAATAATGTCACCTGGATACGCACATCTTGAAAGTTTGTTAAACCGAATGACTCAATTTCCACCAGCACATGACTTTATCTTGACATTTCATTGTAGATTTTACATAATGTAACATTCTTCTAAACATAAAAGTCTTAAAAAGATGACAACTTCATCTGCGGCGCTTCCTGCTCGCCTTTACGGAATCAGTATGGTATCGCATAGATCTATCATAATTGCCCTTGATTCAGTCAGTGCGTAGCCTTTGAGCTGACCTGCCATTTGTCTTTCTTGTCAGTAATTTGTGAGTGCGCTGCTTGAATTGTTGTGGATGTAATTTCGCGTGTACGTCatccatttgtaaacaaacgcTCAATTCGGAACAACTCGGTTTCCATCCGCCGTTCAGTTTCAGTGCCGTACCTGTACCGGATACGGTGTTCggaaatagtatatttttaatgtaaatctaTACATGGTAAAAAACAGGTTTTTATGTGTCACAACTTTTATTAAAGACGCTATATATACACCAAACCGCTGTCATTGCTTGATAACAAACTGAACTTTTTAATTAGCCTATGTTATCaaacgtgttttattttttttctttgtaacttACGTTGTAGTCGGTCgtcatatgataaatattttgacatttgtattCTTATTGCAATTAGTGATGTATTTTCAAACCTACTCATATCCGTTCGTGTTGTTTTTTCACAGTGTGGCAGTATAGTGGAACCTTTCTTAAAGAACACCTATCAGATAAAAGTTAATTTCTTTAAAGTTCAATGCggagatgtttttttttgttttgtttttgtttaaagtgGTTTTCTAATGAGAATAATTGCTAcataagttaacaaaatatttaatataattacatGGAAATCTGATAGGcctatgtttaatatctattCCTATTCAGTTACTTATCTTTAATTTACCAGATTTATGTCCTATGCCTACTTAAAGATTGAATTAAGCATGCAATCATGGTAACGGTAAGTGCAAATTAACAGTCGGACTGCCTTTAAGGTCGTTCACTTTTCTCGCGGGTTAGGGGCCTAATAGCTGTACAAATTCATGAGTTAACATGGATGTTTTTCAATTGCGACACCAAAATTTCTCGAAGTTGGATGAGTTTCCGGTTTTCAAGGATTCCAGTTTATAGCGGTTTCAATGTATTTTGCTTGTCTCAATTCTCTTTACAAATCTAGATCTAGATAGTGCTGACGCTATGAAAAATATCGAACTGTTCCATTAATTTCGACACGGCAATGTACAACGACACTCGACATTATATCATGTCGTGGAATTGTCGACTGTCGACATAAAATGCTTAACCACGATACACGACATTTGAATTCAACGTGACACACGACAACGAGCAACGACACACGACAGTCTATCGCTCAAATATCGCAGAATTATCTCATATTGAGGTTATTTAGAtcaaatgttgttaatattttgctttcaaaaattggtcattttcaatcagatattacgacaaaagtactaaagatgtattaataaatattgcatgtatttgtagaactatttaagaattatttcataaaggCTCAAACCCGACCATAACAGTCGTACaggctcgaacatgggtgccatgTCAAAAAGCATAGAATGCACGACAATACACCttattattctaaaaaaaaaaatacattaactaAGGCTCTGAAGTAACACGCTTTGgtgtatatcaattatttctactGAAATAAATAGTTTCAGTAAGCTTTGTctgtctgtacgatctgtagactgGCGATAGGGACCATTTAATTAACGCTAATTCTGGTcgcatttttttcgaaaaattcatcaatttcattttattataaaaaacgtTAGGAATAcgttataaaactgaaatttttcttAATAAGTAGTTGGAAATGATTGTTTaaacgaatatgaaaaacaatgttCTTCCTCGACGGACACGCAGGGAACATTTCTTGCATGAACTTTAAcctttttcacttaaaatattagccgtaaaataaggaaaaactgcgtataaaatatttattttgggtaaaaaactgcaagtaaatacttgttttgatagaaatgacaaaatctgaaagtttgtgacaagAACAAACACCatatgttcgtccgtctgtacgtaatttaggataaaagctgtatttccataattttctgtacggaaaacgtccgtgtttttcattaattaaCTTCAAAtgattgtagaatgttccaataacaagatatgtttatgaaataacttttatgattaaATCTAATACATTGTGTAAAGagatatataatttgtatatttttaccgcCGACAGTTTCGTCGTGGGACCGtcttaaaatgtatcatttttcgtgtaTAAATGATACATTATTGCAAAACAAACATTGTCCCTAGAGAAAACAGGTCAAGTCGGGTTCGAACCCGGTCagttaggggtcaaggtcatagatcAAAGTCCGGTTATATTCTCAAAATGTGAACTATTCTGTAGCGTTTAGATGCCAAAGAAGATCTTTTTAGCAGTACTtcggtggtgtgtgtgtgtgtgtgtgtaggggtgggggggggggggtcgcaaAATCGtccgatttttgtttttgttacag is a window from the Mercenaria mercenaria strain notata unplaced genomic scaffold, MADL_Memer_1 contig_2828, whole genome shotgun sequence genome containing:
- the LOC128552471 gene encoding uncharacterized protein LOC128552471, which codes for MSGILKLKVGRQKPYDRDNLKRAYQATLSGVSVYHASRVYKVPESTLRDRTRNNVSVDCTLGAARLFSDAEEKMLVEHIVHMSKIGYGYCITDLQNVAADYARSIGKSVRAKAGLSQEWVYSFLSRWDELKVVKPQKLSLNRAKAASDETIQAYFSELETILLDNNLMNSPERIYNVDESGFSTEHTSPKIICGTDIKPQSITSERSKTVTVIGAANAVGNHVPPFYIFPGKRWYDSLLQGAAPGSDAGMSESGFVNRKLFETYLTRHFAKHVGLSRGQDLPKTLILYDGHKSHFSLTLTNWAKDYNVLLFVLPPHSSHITQPLDVGIFGPMKSYYYHECKSYMHSNPGENITRYEVAQLTAKPYARAFS